A region of the Gouania willdenowi chromosome 1, fGouWil2.1, whole genome shotgun sequence genome:
caatttttttctaaaactctGCAAATGCAGGGCTGCGGGAAGTGGGGGTGTTAGGGGTGCTGcagatgtaatatttattttactggtatgttttattttacgtgcgtgtatgtgtgtgtcaaaTAATGTTGATATAAAACACAACCAGTAGTCAATGTGCAACCTGCCAATTAAATGGTGAATTTAAGCTACTCTATAAATGGGTTCAAATATTTCtaaatctgattctgaaaaagtcagtgcctctgtacgttttttttttttttggtttttttttcatggaaaAACTCCACAACAGatattttgtctcattttgactttatttattctgtatgCTATAATATTTCCATAACATGTTTAAGACTGTGTATCTGAAGcgttctctctctccctcaggTGATGAACAAGAATGGAAGTGCAGAGTTTCAGATCTCACTAACCACACCTTCACTGTGAGCCCAGAGTTCATTGGCTCCAGGTTCCTGCTGAAGATGAGAAAAAAGGCTGAACAACATCTGCAGGTGTCAGTCCAGAAGGTCATCATCTCTGTGCCTGCAGAGTTTGATGAGAGGCAGAGAAACTCCACCATCAGAACAGCTAAGCTTGCAGGTTGTTAAAGCCTCTGCTGTTCAGATCCCACATCTTAGCTGAGATATACTCTGTATGTTGGAAATATTCTCTATATACCAGTTATGGATCCTGTTCCTGCATCAAGTCCCAAGCTGCTGTTTTTCACTTATGAAAACACAGGAAGATAGCAGGACTGTCCTTAGTGTTCTGTGTGCTGGagtacccatccatccatccatccatccatccatccatccatccatccatccatccatccatcttctttcACTTATCCGTAGTCGGGTCACGGGGGAGGCAGCATCTTAGAGTTGGGAGCTACTGGGACTAGCCGTGTTCCTCTTACCTATTGTAACTTGCTGGTAATAGGCGTAGTTGGTGGTTTGTTTCCCTTTTTTGGGAGCAATAGGTGGAAGGGAAGACTGTGTTGGAAGACGATCGGGGGTGGTGGGAAGGACTagtcttttcttttgttgtcttATTGGTCCAATCGGGGGGAGAACTACTTTGCCATCAGATTTGTTTTCCCCAGGTTTATTAGCTAAACTAGGGTGATAGTGGCTGCCGGTTCGAAAACGTAACAGGTTTTCTTGATTGCGGATTTCTACATATTCCTTATTTTTGTCCGCTATGTATTCGTCGATCCGATTGGATTTTAACTTTTGGCGATTGAGAagtttcttttcattatttaattcctcattaagtttttgttttttcaaagacTCTTGTTGTTTCACCTGCTTTTTCAGGAGTTCTTTGTGAGTCAGCAAATCCTGTCGACGCTTCTCATCTTCCTGTTTCTGTTTGGCAAGGTGGGCCTGAAGTTCTTTGACATCATTTTCTTGCTGTTTTCGCTGATGAGCAAGTTCTGTGACCCTGCATTGAGCCTTTGTTTCCAACTGCTGTGCCAAGCCTTTCTGCAACGACTTGATCTTATTTGCTTTATTCTCAGCCAAcactttttgctttcttttccaCTCATCGTCTTTGATTCGTTTAAGTCGTTTAAATTCCGCTTCATGGTCCTGTTTCATGttcttatttattcttttaagttGATCTGACACCAAATCAACAGGTATCTGTCGTAGCTGcttgagtttttgttttttagcagCAATTTCTGCCTGTTGAGAATCTTTCTTATTGATCCAATCTTTGATTTGAAGGGATTCCTGTATTTCTCCCTCTAATGCTTcctttttcgcccgttttttcTCCCTAGTAAGAAGTAAGTTTTGTTGGGCATTCCACTTTGTTTCAGCCTTTTTGGCCTCCCTAGCCATTAAGTGTGACTGAATACATTCCTGGTCCATTTCTGCATACTCCTTTTCACAACT
Encoded here:
- the LOC114464229 gene encoding trichohyalin-like, which produces MAFCKRHYEPYRFRMDRANHYIQDKEKTTKSSKNLPGKDPLLLPKCKQTDLVRQQREAKKEMQRKEGEEKLKQSKTCQLKYKEKQHLKKKPHHEEKSMKPPCQQNVVTQVDKKSEQKKKKMSPYIITIEEICQLPDKYNGTTGELIMGQGEETFEEESKKTEEQGKESVDDASVIRNIDEERSMTEEELEMLARHQDFIMQKELKEFEQDKRVQNINQQITALKLQSDLVDQIFEKEKIHAEKMEEKARLDKLKGCDTGKDGRITGQRHRQNCTENAKYIKTQIEERKKQVQIEEDRKKSCEKEYAEMDQECIQSHLMAREAKKAETKWNAQQNLLLTREKKRAKKEALEGEIQESLQIKDWINKKDSQQAEIAAKKQKLKQLRQIPVDLVSDQLKRINKNMKQDHEAEFKRLKRIKDDEWKRKQKVLAENKANKIKSLQKGLAQQLETKAQCRVTELAHQRKQQENDVKELQAHLAKQKQEDEKRRQDLLTHKELLKKQVKQQESLKKQKLNEELNNEKKLLNRQKLKSNRIDEYIADKNKEYVEIRNQENLLRFRTGSHYHPSLANKPGENKSDGKVVLPPIGPIRQQKKRLVLPTTPDRLPTQSSLPPIAPKKGKQTTNYAYYQQVTIGKRNTASPSSSQL